One window of the Anoplolepis gracilipes chromosome 9, ASM4749672v1, whole genome shotgun sequence genome contains the following:
- the LOC140669563 gene encoding UDP-glucosyltransferase 2-like, whose product MQMLKIMFLWFGLSSCNGYRLLGLFPFYSKSHFVMFEQLMKGLARKGHQVDMISPFPLKEPYPNYTDIMTIESSVILVNNMSYEFIQVVVGMNPVYPIVTLIGNDVCKNLGNPVIQELARNPPKDPPYDAVLIEVFSFHCLGIFAYLWDVPLIGVSTTSLYPWLPPLIAQPESLAFVPNNCLSLTGYMNFCIIKQRLYNTLHTLYNKWYFNYLTKVQDEIIRKHFGPDMPRVREIESKIALILINSHFALNGIQPMTPAAVEVGGLHVQDEGLTLQPELEKWIDDSKDGFVYFTFGSMVMIETFPREFLNILYASLSKIAPVRVLMKVTSPEKLSPGLPENVYTSPWMPQIKILKHPKIRAFITHGGLMGTQEAIAYGVPMIGIPLFADQFMNVNAYVARNVAVKLDFNKMTEKDMDAALNAVLWDPLYKESARNLSQKFLDRPLNALDTAIYWIEYVIKYGSDALRSPAMDLFWWQLSLVDVCAFLLLCVTIIIITIVFVVCFLLKMINGNYHTSLHSKKRN is encoded by the exons atgcaaatgttaaaaataatgtttctttgGTTCGGTCTGTCGAGTTGCAATGGATATCGTTTACTTGGACTCTTTCCCTTTTATAGTAAGAGTCATTTCGTTATGTTCGAACAATTGATGAAGGGCTTGGCTAGAAAGGGTCATCAGGTTGACATGATTAGTCCTTTTCCATTGAAGGAACCTTATCCGAATTATACCGATATTATGACGATTGAGTCTTCTGTCATATTAGTTAACAATATGTCGTATGAATTCATACAAGTTGTGGTGGGCATGAATCCAGTGTATCCAATTGTCACACTGATAGGCAATGatgtttgcaaaaatttagGAAATCCAGTGATACAAGAGTTGGCGCGTAATCCACCGAAAGATCCACCTTATGACGCTGTTCTCATAGAA GTTTTTAGCTTTCATTGTTTGGGAATCTTCGCGTACTTATGGGACGTTCCTTTGATCGGGGTCAGTACAACGTCGTTATATCCGTGGCTACCTCCGTTGATAGCTCAACCAGAGAGTCTGGCTTTCGTGCCGAACAATTGTTTAAGCTTAACTggttatatgaatttttgtataattaaacaacGTTTGTATAATACGCTGCACACGCTCTACAACAAGTGGTATTTCAATTATCTAACAAAAGTGCAAGATGAGATAATAAGAAAGCACTTTGGACCTGACATGCCAAGAGTACGGGAAATAGAATCCAAGATAGCGTTGATCCTCATCAATTCTCACTTTGCTCTAAATGGTATACAGCCAATGACACCTGCTGCTGTAGAGGTGGGCGGATTACATGTCCAGGATGAGGGCTTAACACTACAACCT GAATTGGAAAAATGGATAGACGATAGCAAAGACGGTTTCGTCTACTTTACTTTTGGCTCGATGGTAATGATTGAGACGTTTCCACGAGAGTTTTTGAATATACTTTACGCTTCTTTAAGCAAAATAGCACCCGTGCGTGTTTTAATGAAGGTAACGAGTCCGGAGAAATTGTCACCAGGGTTACCTGAAAATGTTTACACGTCCCCTTGGATGCCACAGATTAAGATATTGA AACATCCTAAGATAAGAGCCTTCATCACTCATGGTGGACTTATGGGTACGCAGGAAGCGATAGCATACGGTGTCCCAATGATCGGTATACCACTCTTTGCCGATCAGTTTATGAATGTCAACGCATACGTTGCCAGAAACGTTGCCGTGAAAttggattttaataaaatgacagAAAAAGACATGGACGCAGCCTTAAACGCAGTCTTGTGGGATCCTCTATACAA aGAATCTGCTCGAAACTTGTCTCAAAAATTCCTCGATCGGCCGTTAAATGCACTTGATACCGCTATTTATTGGAtcgaatatgtaattaaatacgGCAGCGATGCCCTGCGATCGCCTGCAATGGATTTGTTCTGGTGGCAATTATCTCTCGTCGATGTTTGTGCTTTTCTTCTACTTTgcgtaacaattattattatcactatAGTATTTGTCGTGTGTTTCTTgttgaaaatgataaatggAAATTATCACACTTCGTTGCATTCAAAGAAAAGGAATTAA
- the LOC140669783 gene encoding UDP-glucosyltransferase 2-like has protein sequence MQMLKIIFLWLSCLLVCNGYRLLGLFPFHAKSHFVMFEQLIKGLARKGHQVDVISPFPLKKPYPNYTDIVKITPPLVLVNNMSYEFMQVLLGTNPVYAVGTLAGNDLCENLDNPMIQELARNPPKDPPYDAVLMEVFGAHCFGIFAYLLNVPLIGVSTTSLYPWLPPLIAQPESLAFVPNNCLSITGRMNFWQRLYNTLHTFYNKLYFNYLTRVQDEIIKKHFGPDMPGVREIESKIALILINSHFALNGIQPRTSAAVDVGGLHIQDEGLTLQPELEKWIDDSKDGFVYFTFGSMVMIETFPREFLNILYTSLSKIAPVRVLMKVPSPEKLPPDLPENVYTSPWMPQIKILKHPKIRAFITHGGLMGTQEAIAYGVPMIGIPLFADQFMNIDAYVARNVAIKLDLNKMTEKDMDAALNAVLWDPLYKESARNLSQKFLDQPLNALDTAIYWIEYVIKYGSDALRSPAMDLFWWQLSLVDVFAFLLLCIAIIIIATVFIVRFVLEMINGNYHASLHSKKKN, from the exons atgcaaatgttaaaaataatatttctttggtTGTCCTGCCTGTTGGTTTGCAATGGATACCGTTTACTTGGACTCTTTCCCTTTCACGCTAAGAGTCATTTCGTTATGTTCGAGCAATTGATCAAGGGCTTGGCTAGGAAGGGTCATCAGGTTGACGTGATCAGTCCCTTTCCGTTGAAGAAGCCTTATCCGAATTATACcgatattgttaaaattacgCCGCCTCTAGTATTAGTTAACAATATGTCATATGAATTTATGCAAGTTTTGTTGGGCACGAATCCAGTGTATGCTGTTGGAACACTGGCAGGCAATGATCTCTGCGAAAATTTGGATAATCCAATGATACAAGAGCTGGCGCGTAATCCACCGAAAGATCCACCGTATGATGCGGTGCTCATGGAA GTCTTTGGTGCTCATTGCTTCGGAATCTTCGCGTACTTGTTGAACGTTCCTTTAATCGGAGTCAGCACGACATCGTTATATCCGTGGCTACCTCCACTGATCGCTCAACCAGAGAGTCTGGCTTTCGTGCCGAACAATTGTTTAAGCATAACTGGTCGTATGAATTTCTGGCAACGTTTGTATAATACGTTGCACACGTTCTATAACAAGTTGTATTTCAATTATCTAACGAGAGTGCAAgatgagataataaaaaagcacTTTGGACCTGACATGCCAGGGGTACGGGAAATAGAGTCCAAGATAGCGCTGATTCTTATCAATTCTCACTTTGCTCTAAATGGAATACAGCCAAGAACATCTGCTGCTGTGGACGTGGGGGGATTACATATCCAGGATGAGGGCTTAACGTTACAACCT GAATTGGAAAAATGGATAGACGATAGCAAGGACGGTTTCGTCTATTTTACTTTTGGCTCGATGGTAATGATTGAGACGTTTCCACGAGAATTTCTgaatatactttatacttCTTTAAGCAAAATAGCACCTGTGCGTGTTTTAATGAAGGTACCGAGTCCAGAAAAATTGCCACCCGATTTACCTGAAAATGTTTACACGTCTCCTTGGATGCCgcagattaaaatattga AACATCCTAAGATAAGAGCCTTCATCACTCATGGTGGACTTATGGGTACGCAGGAAGCGATAGCATACGGTGTTCCAATGATCGGTATACCACTCTTTGCCGATCAGTTTATGAATATCGATGCATACGTTGCCAGAAACGTTGCCATAAAAttggatttaaataaaatgacagAAAAAGACATGGACGCAGCCTTAAACGCAGTCTTGTGGGATCCTCTATACAA aGAATCTGCTCGAAACTTGTCTCAAAAATTCCTCGATCAGCCGTTAAATGCACTTGATACCGCTATTTATTGGATcgaatatgttattaaatacgGTAGCGATGCCCTGCGATCGCCTGCAATGGATTTGTTTTGGTGGCAATTATCACTCGTCGACGTGTTTGCCTTTCTTTTACTTTGTatagcgattattattatcgctACAGTATTCATCGTGCGTTTCGTGTTGGAAATGATCAATGGAAATTATCACGCTTCGTTGCattcaaagaaaaagaattaa
- the Scaf gene encoding uncharacterized protein Scaf isoform X1, producing the protein MRPRLEMLLVIVALAMHTRGLPYGASPPQLQTQGQVVWYGDNRASQNSQIQNNLFPSYKENIVPQQTGQEQFNWDQFQQIDSFEGYETHPSVPSDSQKQYNADYIYQSSGQTLEPYPSAVDGFTISCSGENKICVAKSLCINGYVHPLKQGFIRPGQVQECKLSHEICCTVRYDLNNAPYENDQINTVLKEDNQYPEPSLENDQIYVPYGENNQADVAELKPPLENAELQTAPNNGYAIGSPNQLHSDTKPTEEAPIDYNQIAAGTNPQEQFQTGEASASEPVFPPLKSSPTNSNSPVFQFSIQSGCAAALLCVEEQYCTLEGVISPEPIALTSKQLLRRVPLSSCRTANGVVGKCCRDPNYVDPWPTGNLPANYSGGFDEQGFPTFLNIAKVRPPKKPVTQAPIKTSPKPPQIHEQLLPTNVVPLVPDDSNATPQRVIPIPTQIPIAISTPAPFIRNPYESVPNTQDIISLVPQLPNNPCGVRNYGQRPIGFKTTDAAFGEIPWQVMVLWSEERKILCSGALISSDVILTAASCVNRFSPNELSVKLGEWKLGYDLEYEEPLPFEIIQVQTIKYHPGYVQGLPSNDTAILLLKHPTTFNLHINTVCLPDDYQVQETSQCIVTGWGKSILQAHYAGAIMHMVDVDLLSYDVCQNRILDAESQINIAHNVICGKARNENNMCQADLGSPLACYDGNGAYHIAGIYSQDTGCLPTNQVVAFSPIDVPWVKQIMSGTNIKPVPIDDGYDYRKSNLPAGNEYLPPV; encoded by the exons ATGAGGCCACGGCTAGAAATGCTACTAGTTATAGTAGCGTTAGCTATGCACACACGTGGACTCCCCTATGGAGCCTCGCCACCTCAATTGCAGACAC AAGGTCAAGTCGTCTGGTACGGTGACAATCGTGCTTCCCAAAATTCCCAAATTCAAAACAATCTCTTTCCTagttacaaagaaaatattgttccgCAACAGACTGGTCAAGAGCAATTTAATTGGGATCAATTTCAGCAAA TAGACTCATTTGAAGGATACGAAACGCATCCTTCAGTACCATCAGACTCGCAGAAACAGTACAATGCCGACTACATATATCAGTCTTCTGGTCAAACACTAGAGCCTTATCCTAGTGCTGTGGATGGTTTCACTATCAGTTGCAGTggtgaaaataaaatctgtgTCGCCAAAAGCTTGTGCATCAACGGATACGTGCACCCTTTGAAGCAAGGCTTTATTCGGCCAGGACAG GTGCAAGAATGCAAGCTGAGCCACGAAATATGTTGCACCGTGCGATACGATTTGAATAACGCTCCATATGAAAATGATCAAATCAACACGGTACTGAAGGAAGATAATCAATATCCAGAACCATCGCTGGAGAACGATCAGATATACGTTCCGTACGGGGAAAATAACCAGGCGGATGTTGCCGAATTAAAACCTCCATTGGAAAATGCTGAATTACAGACCGCGCCAAACAATGGATACGCGATCGGATCTCCTAATCAGCTTCACAGCGATACAAAACCGACTGAAGAAGCACCGATTGATTACAATCAAATAGCTGCCGGTACAAATCCACAGGAACAGTTCCAAACAG GCGAAGCTAGTGCCAGCGAGCCAGTTTTTCCTCCACTCAAGTCAAGTCCTACGAATTCCAATTCTCCAGTCTTCCAATTTTCAATTCAATCGGGATGCGCGGCTGCGTTGCTCTGCGTGGAAGAGCAATACTGTACATTGGAAGGAGTTATCAGCCCAGAACCAATCGCGCTTACCAGCAAACAGCTTTTGAGACGTGTTCCGTTAAGC AGCTGCAGAACGGCAAATGGTGTGGTCGGCAAGTGTTGTCGCGACCCGAACTACGTGGACCCGTGGCCGACGGGCAATTTACCAGCCAACTATTCTGGTGGTTTCGACGAGCAGGGCTTTCCCACGTTTCTAAACATTGCAAAGGTGCGACCGCCGAAAAAGCCAGTCACCCAAGCACCTATTAAAACGAGTCCCAAGCCGCCGCAGATCCACGAACAACTGCTGCCCACGAATGTCGTGCCTCTGGTGCCGGATGATTCTAACGCGACGCCCCAGCGTGTGATACCAATTCCGACACAGATTCCTATAGCAATCAGCACACCCGCGCCTTTCATCAGGAATCCCTACGAGTCCGTTCCTAACACGCAAGATATTATTTCCCTCGTGCCTCAGTTGCCGAATAATCCATGCGGAGTGAGAAATTAT GGACAACGTCCAATCGGCTTCAAAACAACCGATGCAGCTTTCGGCGAGATTCCGTGGCAAGTGATGGTCCTCTGGTCGGAGGAACGTAAGATTTTGTGTTCCGGCGCGCTCATATCGTCGGATGTCATTTTGACAGCTGCCAGTTGCGTAAAtag ATTTTCACCGAATGAATTGTCTGTGAAACTTGGAGAATGGAAATTAGGTTACGATCTTGAATACGAGGAACCACTTCCGTTCGAAATCATCCAAGTACAAACGATCAAGTATCATCCTGGATACGTTCAGGGACTGCCTAGCAATGATACCGCCATATTACTCCTGAAACATCCCACGACTTTTAATTTACACATCAATACGGTATGCCTTCCTGATGACTACCAAGTGCAAGAAACATCGCAATGTATAGTGACGGGATGGGGCAAATCAATATTACAAG CACATTACGCTGGAGCCATCATGCACATGGTCGATGTGGATCTCCTGTCATACGACGTTTGTCAAAATCGCATTTTGGATGCAGAGTCTCAGATCAACATCGCGCATAACGTAATCTGCGGTAAAGCGcgcaatgaaaataatatgtgtcaAGCCGACCTCGGCTCTCCATTAGCTTGTTACGATGGCAATGGGGCATATCATATTGCCGGAATTTACAGCCAAGACACTGGATGCTTACCTACAAATCAA GTGGTTGCATTCTCTCCAATTGACGTTCCCTGGGTGAAACAGATAATGTCCGGAACTAATATAAAACCTGTTCCAATCGATGACGGTTATGATTATCGAAAGAGTAACTTGCCAGCAGGTAATGAATATCTGCCGCCAGTATAA
- the Scaf gene encoding uncharacterized protein Scaf isoform X2 — protein MRPRLEMLLVIVALAMHTRGLPYGASPPQLQTRQVVWYGDNRASQNSQIQNNLFPSYKENIVPQQTGQEQFNWDQFQQIDSFEGYETHPSVPSDSQKQYNADYIYQSSGQTLEPYPSAVDGFTISCSGENKICVAKSLCINGYVHPLKQGFIRPGQVQECKLSHEICCTVRYDLNNAPYENDQINTVLKEDNQYPEPSLENDQIYVPYGENNQADVAELKPPLENAELQTAPNNGYAIGSPNQLHSDTKPTEEAPIDYNQIAAGTNPQEQFQTGEASASEPVFPPLKSSPTNSNSPVFQFSIQSGCAAALLCVEEQYCTLEGVISPEPIALTSKQLLRRVPLSSCRTANGVVGKCCRDPNYVDPWPTGNLPANYSGGFDEQGFPTFLNIAKVRPPKKPVTQAPIKTSPKPPQIHEQLLPTNVVPLVPDDSNATPQRVIPIPTQIPIAISTPAPFIRNPYESVPNTQDIISLVPQLPNNPCGVRNYGQRPIGFKTTDAAFGEIPWQVMVLWSEERKILCSGALISSDVILTAASCVNRFSPNELSVKLGEWKLGYDLEYEEPLPFEIIQVQTIKYHPGYVQGLPSNDTAILLLKHPTTFNLHINTVCLPDDYQVQETSQCIVTGWGKSILQAHYAGAIMHMVDVDLLSYDVCQNRILDAESQINIAHNVICGKARNENNMCQADLGSPLACYDGNGAYHIAGIYSQDTGCLPTNQVVAFSPIDVPWVKQIMSGTNIKPVPIDDGYDYRKSNLPAGNEYLPPV, from the exons ATGAGGCCACGGCTAGAAATGCTACTAGTTATAGTAGCGTTAGCTATGCACACACGTGGACTCCCCTATGGAGCCTCGCCACCTCAATTGCAGACAC GTCAAGTCGTCTGGTACGGTGACAATCGTGCTTCCCAAAATTCCCAAATTCAAAACAATCTCTTTCCTagttacaaagaaaatattgttccgCAACAGACTGGTCAAGAGCAATTTAATTGGGATCAATTTCAGCAAA TAGACTCATTTGAAGGATACGAAACGCATCCTTCAGTACCATCAGACTCGCAGAAACAGTACAATGCCGACTACATATATCAGTCTTCTGGTCAAACACTAGAGCCTTATCCTAGTGCTGTGGATGGTTTCACTATCAGTTGCAGTggtgaaaataaaatctgtgTCGCCAAAAGCTTGTGCATCAACGGATACGTGCACCCTTTGAAGCAAGGCTTTATTCGGCCAGGACAG GTGCAAGAATGCAAGCTGAGCCACGAAATATGTTGCACCGTGCGATACGATTTGAATAACGCTCCATATGAAAATGATCAAATCAACACGGTACTGAAGGAAGATAATCAATATCCAGAACCATCGCTGGAGAACGATCAGATATACGTTCCGTACGGGGAAAATAACCAGGCGGATGTTGCCGAATTAAAACCTCCATTGGAAAATGCTGAATTACAGACCGCGCCAAACAATGGATACGCGATCGGATCTCCTAATCAGCTTCACAGCGATACAAAACCGACTGAAGAAGCACCGATTGATTACAATCAAATAGCTGCCGGTACAAATCCACAGGAACAGTTCCAAACAG GCGAAGCTAGTGCCAGCGAGCCAGTTTTTCCTCCACTCAAGTCAAGTCCTACGAATTCCAATTCTCCAGTCTTCCAATTTTCAATTCAATCGGGATGCGCGGCTGCGTTGCTCTGCGTGGAAGAGCAATACTGTACATTGGAAGGAGTTATCAGCCCAGAACCAATCGCGCTTACCAGCAAACAGCTTTTGAGACGTGTTCCGTTAAGC AGCTGCAGAACGGCAAATGGTGTGGTCGGCAAGTGTTGTCGCGACCCGAACTACGTGGACCCGTGGCCGACGGGCAATTTACCAGCCAACTATTCTGGTGGTTTCGACGAGCAGGGCTTTCCCACGTTTCTAAACATTGCAAAGGTGCGACCGCCGAAAAAGCCAGTCACCCAAGCACCTATTAAAACGAGTCCCAAGCCGCCGCAGATCCACGAACAACTGCTGCCCACGAATGTCGTGCCTCTGGTGCCGGATGATTCTAACGCGACGCCCCAGCGTGTGATACCAATTCCGACACAGATTCCTATAGCAATCAGCACACCCGCGCCTTTCATCAGGAATCCCTACGAGTCCGTTCCTAACACGCAAGATATTATTTCCCTCGTGCCTCAGTTGCCGAATAATCCATGCGGAGTGAGAAATTAT GGACAACGTCCAATCGGCTTCAAAACAACCGATGCAGCTTTCGGCGAGATTCCGTGGCAAGTGATGGTCCTCTGGTCGGAGGAACGTAAGATTTTGTGTTCCGGCGCGCTCATATCGTCGGATGTCATTTTGACAGCTGCCAGTTGCGTAAAtag ATTTTCACCGAATGAATTGTCTGTGAAACTTGGAGAATGGAAATTAGGTTACGATCTTGAATACGAGGAACCACTTCCGTTCGAAATCATCCAAGTACAAACGATCAAGTATCATCCTGGATACGTTCAGGGACTGCCTAGCAATGATACCGCCATATTACTCCTGAAACATCCCACGACTTTTAATTTACACATCAATACGGTATGCCTTCCTGATGACTACCAAGTGCAAGAAACATCGCAATGTATAGTGACGGGATGGGGCAAATCAATATTACAAG CACATTACGCTGGAGCCATCATGCACATGGTCGATGTGGATCTCCTGTCATACGACGTTTGTCAAAATCGCATTTTGGATGCAGAGTCTCAGATCAACATCGCGCATAACGTAATCTGCGGTAAAGCGcgcaatgaaaataatatgtgtcaAGCCGACCTCGGCTCTCCATTAGCTTGTTACGATGGCAATGGGGCATATCATATTGCCGGAATTTACAGCCAAGACACTGGATGCTTACCTACAAATCAA GTGGTTGCATTCTCTCCAATTGACGTTCCCTGGGTGAAACAGATAATGTCCGGAACTAATATAAAACCTGTTCCAATCGATGACGGTTATGATTATCGAAAGAGTAACTTGCCAGCAGGTAATGAATATCTGCCGCCAGTATAA